In a genomic window of Vigna angularis cultivar LongXiaoDou No.4 chromosome 6, ASM1680809v1, whole genome shotgun sequence:
- the LOC108341664 gene encoding dynamin-related protein 4C: MAEGTLASVFDHSTPKTELYDVKNVAPMVSSYNQRIRPILDALENLRRLNITKEGIQLPAIVVVGDQSSGKSSVLESLAGINLPRGQGICTRVPLVMRLQNHSHPKPELELEYNDKHVPTDEAHVSEAICAATDELAGYGKGISNTPLTLIVKKNGVPDLTMIDLPGITRVPVQGQPLDIYDQVVNTIMEYIKPEESIILNVLSAAVDFSTCESIRMSQTVDKTGARTLAVVTKVDKSPEGLHEKVNADDVNIGLGYVCVRNRIRDESYEEAREEEAKLFKTHKLLSNIDKSIVGIPVLAEKLVQLQAASISKILPEIIKKINDKLDSQLSKLEKFPRKLTSSVDVMSAFMDVIGLTRESLCKILLKGEFDKYPDDKQMHCTARLVEMLDQYSNDLRQGSDSAEEKFLMKEIKVIEETKRIGLPNFMPRTVFLTRLHSKVESISSIPINFIDKVWDYLEDVGVTILKHHSEHYHQLQTSLRLAWKKLIAKMRENSMKYMQEVVEMEKLTDYSCNPEYTIEYNKLIASQNNLVASVKASYSSIGINGFGDVQVSHLTLYKNLLPQAFDLKVRLTAYWKIVLQRLIDNTALHLQFSIFNLLRKDLGYEVLNDVVSPSGGGIERLFEETPSVAVKRDDLNRSIKTLKESKEVVASIIDKISTYGN, translated from the coding sequence ATGGCAGAAGGAACCCTCGCCTCTGTTTTCGATCATTCTACACCAAAAACTGAGCTATACGACGTTAAAAATGTTGCACCTATGGTGTCTTCTTACAATCAGCGCATACGTCCGATCCTTGATGCTCTTGAGAACCTGAGGCGCCTAAACATCACCAAAGAAGGGATACAGCTTCCAGCCATAGTAGTAGTTGGTGACCAATCTTCTGGAAAGTCCAGTGTCTTAGAATCTCTGGCTGGAATCAACTTGCCCCGTGGACAAGGTATCTGCACAAGGGTACCCTTGGTCATGAGGCTCCAAAACCACTCACATCCCAAACCAGAGTTGGAGCTGGAGTATAATGACAAACATGTGCCCACGGATGAGGCTCACGTCTCTGAAGCCATTTGTGCTGCGACAGATGAACTTGCCGGCTATGGGAAAGGAATTTCGAACACCCCATTAACTCTTATCGTGAAGAAGAATGGTGTTCCTGATCTCACCATGATCGATCTTCCCGGCATTACGCGAGTGCCTGTTCAAGGTCAACCTTTGGATATATATGACCAGGTTGTGAATACTATTATGGAGTATATAAAGCCTGAGGAGAGCATTATTCTCAATGTTTTATCTGCCGCTGTTGATTTCTCAACTTGTGAGTCCATTAGGATGTCACAGACTGTTGACAAAACGGGAGCGAGGACTCTTGCTGTTGTCACAAAAGTTGATAAATCCCCGGAGGGACTGCATGAGAAGGTAAATGCTGATGATGTGAACATCGGTCTTGGCTATGTGTGTGTAAGAAATCGCATTAGAGATGAGTCCTACGAAGAAGCTCGTGAAGAAGAAGCCAAACTATTCAAGACACACAAGCTTTTGTCCAACATTGACAAGTCCATTGTTGGTATTCCGGTTTTGGCAGAGAAGTTGGTTCAGCTTCAAGCGGCTAGTATTTCCAAAATATTGCCTGAGATTATTAAGAAGATCAATGACAAACTTGATTCTCAGCTTTCCAAGCTGGAAAAATTTCCCAGAAAACTCACCTCCTCGGTTGATGTTATGTCTGCATTCATGGATGTCATTGGGTTGACAAGAGAGTCCCTATGCAAGATTCTTCTGAAGGGAGAATTTGACAAGTACCCTGATGACAAACAAATGCATTGCACTGCTCGCCTTGTTGAAATGCTGGATCAGTACTCTAATGATCTCCGCCAGGGTTCTGATAGTGCTGAAGAGAAGTTTTTGATGAAAGAAATTAAGGTGATAGAAGAAACCAAGCGGATTGGACTTCCAAACTTCATGCCACGCACTGTTTTTCTTACACGTTTACACAGTAAAGTTGAATCCATTTCAAGCATACCAATTAATTTCATTGACAAGGTGTGGGACTATCTTGAAGATGTGGGGGTAACTATCCTGAAACATCACTCAGAACATTATCACCAACTTCAGACATCTTTAAGACTTGCTTGGAAGAAGCTCATTGCTAAGATGAGGGAAAATTCTATGAAATATATGCAAGAGGTTGTAGAAATGGAGAAGCTAACCGATTACTCTTGCAATCCTGAATACACAATTGAGTATAATAAACTGATTGCCAGCCAGAATAATTTGGTGGCAAGTGTTAAAGCAAGTTATTCCTCGATAGGTATTAATGGTTTTGGGGATGTTCAGGTTAGTCATCTGACCCTGTACAAAAATTTACTTCCGCAAGCTTTTGACTTGAAAGTGAGACTAACAGCATACTGGAAGATTGTGCTTCAGAGGCTTATAGACAACACTGCACTGCATTTGCAATTCAGCATTTTCAACCTTTTAAGGAAGGATCTAGGGTATGAGGTTTTGAATGATGTGGTGTCTCCTAGTGGAGGTGGAATAGAGAGATTGTTTGAGGAAACTCCTTCAGTTGCTGTGAAGCGGGACGATCTCAATAGGAGCATTAAGACTCTTAAGGAAAGTAAGGAAGTGGTGGCTAGCATAATTGACAAAATTTCTACCTAtggtaattaa